The genomic segment TGCGGGGTAGGCAAGGTATTCTCTTCGTCGCTGAGTAGCTCTTCGTAGAGTTTTTCGCCCGGACGCAGACCGGTATATTCGATGCGGATGTCTTTATCTGGTTCGAATCCGGCCAATTCGATCATACGTCGTGCCAGGTTTGCAATCTTTACTGGTTCGCCCATCTCGAATATGAAGATTTCGCCACCTTTACCCATGGTTCCGGCCTCCAGTACCAAACGGCAGGCTTCGGGGATGGTCATAAAGTAGCGGATGATGTCCGGATGCGTCACCGTAACCGGTCCTCCGTTGGCAATCTGCTCGCGGAAACGGGGTATCACCGATCCGTTGCTGCCCAGTACGTTTCCGAAACGGGTGGTTATAAATTTAGTGGATCCCTGCTTGCTTCCGTTCTTAAGGGCGGTTGCCAGACTCTGAACGTATATTTCTGCCAGACGTTTGCTGCAACCCATTACATTGGTGGGATTCACGGCCTTGTCGGTAGACACCATCACGAAGCGTTCCACATTGTATTTTACGGCCATATCGGCAACGTTGCGGGTACCCCGAACGTTTACGCGGATGGCTTCGCAGGGATTACTCTCCATGAGAGGCACGTGTTTATAGGCAGCGGCATGAAACACCACGTTGGGCTGATAGCAGCCGAAAATGGAATCTACACGGGTTTCGCTGCGCACATCACCAATCACCGGGGTGAAAGGCAGGGTTGGGAACTTCTCTTCAAGCTCGAGACGCAGGTTATGCATGGGTGTTTCGGCACTGTCGAACAATACCAGGTGCTTGATATGGAATTTAGCAAGCTGCCGGCATATCTCGCTGCCGATGGATCCGGCGGCACCGGTTACCATCACAGTCTTTCCGGCAAGGCTGTTGCCTATCTCGCTCATGTTAATCTTAATCTCGTCGCGTCCCAGCAGGTCTTCGATGCGTACCGGACGAACCGTACGGCGTACCTTTCCATCCATCAATTCTTCCATCGGGGGGAGGATAAGAGTCCGTAAATTCAGTTTCTCGCAATAACGTATCAACCGGTCTTGCTCTTGTTTGGCATCGTTTACCCCTACAAACAGAATCCCTTCCAGGGCATTCCGGTTCATCAGGGTGGTAAGTGCCAGCTTGTCTTCTACGTAGTAAACCGGCAACCCTCCGATGCTAAGCTCTTTTCCCTTGGGACCAACCACCAGATAGCCTCCTACTTTATATTCGCTCAGGTAGGCGTGGGGCATCAGGGCTGCTGCGGTGATGCTTTGGGGAGTGGTTCCGTAGATAAGCAGGCTGCGCTGGGTCTTGCCCGTATTGTTTAATATAAAATTGTAGATGTTGATCAGCGTTACACGCAGTCCCACAAGTAATGCACTGGTAGTCAGCGTATCGATAAAGAAGCACATCATCCAGAATTTCATGGGTTTGGGCGATCCAAGCATGTAGACTAATAGCAGTAACAGGGTCGATTTCGCCACTGCAGCTAGTCCGATTCGCCACAATTCCTGCAGGGTGGAATGGCGTACCACTCCTTTGTAGGGTTGAAAAACGGCAAATGACAGAATGCTTGCAAAAATGGAAAAGGTCCCCATCCGCAAGAACATGGCCAAATCTACATTCAGATTGATGGCATAACGCATAAAAAAGATGGTGAATAATGTTACCGCAGTGGAGGTAGTAAGATCTGCAGTAAATATAATCCAACGGCTTAGATACTTAATCTGGGCTAGTTTGCTTAACTTAGCTTGAATGTTCGTTTTCATTTCTAAAATTTTAAAGGGTTCTTTTGGCTTAAGGGCTTCTTGTGCAACATACCAAAGGTTCGTCACCCCCACGGGAATGACAACAAATGGTTTGTTCGTAACAGATATACTGACTACAAAGATGTGATATATTTTTGTATTTTCAACATCTTTTTATTAAAAAATAGCATCGGAACTCTATTTTTTATTGAAAAATAATAGAAATTTAATGGTTTTGCAATCTATTTTATTGATTCTCTTTAACAAAATCCCATTACATTAAACTAAAAGGGACAGCACCTCCTTTCGGAGGCC from the Macellibacteroides fermentans genome contains:
- a CDS encoding polysaccharide biosynthesis protein gives rise to the protein MKTNIQAKLSKLAQIKYLSRWIIFTADLTTSTAVTLFTIFFMRYAINLNVDLAMFLRMGTFSIFASILSFAVFQPYKGVVRHSTLQELWRIGLAAVAKSTLLLLLVYMLGSPKPMKFWMMCFFIDTLTTSALLVGLRVTLINIYNFILNNTGKTQRSLLIYGTTPQSITAAALMPHAYLSEYKVGGYLVVGPKGKELSIGGLPVYYVEDKLALTTLMNRNALEGILFVGVNDAKQEQDRLIRYCEKLNLRTLILPPMEELMDGKVRRTVRPVRIEDLLGRDEIKINMSEIGNSLAGKTVMVTGAAGSIGSEICRQLAKFHIKHLVLFDSAETPMHNLRLELEEKFPTLPFTPVIGDVRSETRVDSIFGCYQPNVVFHAAAYKHVPLMESNPCEAIRVNVRGTRNVADMAVKYNVERFVMVSTDKAVNPTNVMGCSKRLAEIYVQSLATALKNGSKQGSTKFITTRFGNVLGSNGSVIPRFREQIANGGPVTVTHPDIIRYFMTIPEACRLVLEAGTMGKGGEIFIFEMGEPVKIANLARRMIELAGFEPDKDIRIEYTGLRPGEKLYEELLSDEENTLPTPHEKIRVAKVREYDYREVEPRIDFLTENARSGKVLDTVRIMKQIVPEFISQNSVYEKFDIKENSEEKKNVKKLII